From Camelus bactrianus isolate YW-2024 breed Bactrian camel chromosome 16, ASM4877302v1, whole genome shotgun sequence, the proteins below share one genomic window:
- the HDAC5 gene encoding histone deacetylase 5 isoform X4, translating to MNSPTESDGMPGREPSLEILPRTPLHGIPVAVEVKPVLPGAMPSSMGGGGGGSPSPVELRGALAGPVDPALREQQLQQELLALKQQQQLQKQLLFAEFQKQHDHLTRQHEVQLQKHLKQQQEMLAAKRQQELEQQRQREQQRQEELEKQRLEQQLLILRNKEKSKESAIASTEVKLRLQEFLLSKSKEPSPGGLNHSLPQHPKCWGAHHASLDQSSPPQSGPPGTPPSYKLPLLGPYDSRDDFPLRKTASEPNLKVRSRLKQKVAERRSSPLLRRKDGTVISTFKKRAVEITGAGPGASSPVVSSVCNSAPGSGPSSPNSSHSTIAENGFTGSVPNIPTEMLPQHRALPLDNSPNQFSLYTSPSLPNISLGLQATVTVTNSHLTASPKLSTQQEAERQALQSLRQGGALTGKFMSTSSIPGCLLGVALEGDTSPHGHASLLQHVLLLEQARQQSTLIAVPLHGQSPLVTGERVATSMRTVGKLPRHRPLSRTQSSPLPQSPQALQQLVMQQQHQQFLEKQKQQQLQLGKILTKTGELSRQPTTHPEETEEELTEQQEALLGEGALAIPREGSTESESTQEDLEEEEEEEEEEEEEEEDYVQVKDEEGESGAEEGPDLEESSTGYKKVFSDAQQLQPLQVYQAPLSLATVPHQALGRTQSSPAAPGGMKSPPDQPTKHLFTTGVVYDTFMLKHQCMCGNTHVHPEHAGRIQSIWSRLQETGLLSKCERIRGRKATLDEIQTVHSEYHTLLYGTSPLNRQKLDSKKLLGPISQKMYAVLPCGGIGVDSDTVWNEMHSSSAVRMAVGCLVELAFKVAAGELKNGFAIIRPPGHHAEESTAMGFCFFNSVAITTKLLQQKLNVGKVLIVDWDIHHGNGTQQAFYNDPSVLYISLHRYDNGNFFPGSGAPEEVGGGPGVGYNVNVAWTGGVDPPIGDVEYLTAFRTVVMPIAHEFSPDVVLVSAGFDAVEGHLSPLGGYSVTARCFGHLTRQLMTLAGGRVVLALEGGHDLTAICDASEACVSALLSVELQPLDEAVLQQKPNINAVATLEKVIEIQSKHWSCVQRFAAGLGRSLREAQAGETEEAETVSAMALLSVGAEQAQVAAAREHSPRPAEEPMEQEPAL from the exons ATGGGATGCCAGGCCGGGAACCATCCTTGGAAATCCTGCCTCGGACCCCTCTACACGGCATCCCTGTGGCAG TGGAGGTGAAGCCGGTGCTGCCAGGAGCCATGCCCAGCTccatggggggtgggggaggaggcagccCCAGCCCCGTGGAGCTGCGGGGTGCTCTGGCAGGTCCCGTGGACCCTGCGCTGCGGGAGCAGCAACTACAGCAGGAGCTCCTGGCGctcaagcagcagcagcagctgcagaaGCAGCTCCTGTTTGCTGAGTTCCAGAAACAGCATGACCACCTGACCCGGCAGCATGAGGTCCAGCTGCAGAAGCACCTCAAG cagcagcaggagatgCTGGCAGCCAAGAGGCAGCAGGAGCTGGAGCAGCAGCGGCAGCGGGAGCAGCAAcggcaggaggagctggagaagcAGCGGCTAGAGCAGCAGCTGCTCATCCTGCGAAACAAGGAGAAGAGCAAAGAGA GTGCCATCGCCAGCACTGAGGTGAAGCTGAGGCTCCAGGAATTCCTCCTGTCGAAGTCAAAGGAGCCCTCACCAGGCGGCCTCAACCATTCCCTCCCACAGCATCCCAAATGCTG gGGAGCCCACCATGCTTCTTTGGACCAGAGTTCCCCTCCCCAGAGCGGCCCCCCTGGGACGCCTCCCTCTTACAAACTGCCTTTGCTTGGGCCCTATGACAGCCGCGATGACTTCCCCCTCCGCAAAACAG CCTCTGAACCCAACTTGAAAGTGCGTTCAAGGCTAAAGCAGAAGGTGGCCGAGCGGAGAAGCAGTCCCCTCCTGCGTCGCAAGGATGGGACTGTCATTAGCACCTTTAAGAAGAGAGCTGTTGAGATCACAGGTGCCGGGCCTGGGG CTTCTTCTCCTGTAGTGTCATCCGTATGTAACAGCGCGCCAGGTTCTGGCCCCAGCTCTCCCAACAGCTCCCACAGCACCATCGCCGAGAATGGCTTCACTGGCTCAGTCCCCAACATCCCCACCGAG ATGCTCCCCCAGCACCGGGCCCTTCCTCTGGACAACTCCCCCAACCAGTTCAGCCTCTACACGTCTCCCTCTCTGCCCAACATCTCCCTAGGGCTGCAGGCCACGGTCACTGTCACCAACTCGCACCTCACC gcctccccGAAGCTGTCAACGCAGCAGGAGGCCGAGAGGCAGGCCCTCCAGTCCCTGCGGCAGGGCGGCGCACTGACCGGCAAGTTCATGAGCACATCCTCCATCCCCGGCTGCCTGCTGGGCGTGGCATTGGAGGGCGACACAAGCCCCCACGGGCATGCCTCCCTGCTGCAGCACGTGCTGCTGCTTGAGCAGGCCCGGCAGCAGAGCACCCTCATCGCTG TGCCGCTCCATGGGCAGTCCCCGCTGGTGACGGGTGAGCGCGTGGCCACCAGCATGCGGACAGTGGGCAAGCTCCCACGGCACCGGCCCCTGAGCCGCACTCAGTCCTCGCCGCTACCCCAGAGCCCCCAGGCGCTGCAGCAGCTGGTCAtgcagcagcagcaccagcagtttctggagaagcagaagcagcagcagctgcagctggGCAAG ATCCTCACCAAGACAGGGGAGCTGTCACGGCAGCCCACCACCCACcctgaggagacagaggaggagctgACAGAGCAGCAGGAGGCCTTGCTGGGGGAGGGAGCCCTGGCCATACCCCGAGAAGGCTCCACAGAAAGTGAGAGCACGCAGGaagacctggaggaggaggaagaggaggaggaggaagaggaggaagaggaagaggactaCGTCCAGGTCAAGGATGAGGAGGGCGAGAGTGGTGCTGAGGAGGGGCCCGACTTGGAAGAGTCCAGTACTGGTTACAAAAAG GTGTTCTCAGATGCCCAGCAGCTGCAGCCACTGCAGGTGTACCAGGCGCCCCTGAGCCTGGCCACTGTGCCCCACCAGGCCCTGGGCCGCACCCAGTCCTCACCTGCTGCCCCTGGGGGCATGAAGAGCCCCCCAGACCAGCCCACTAAGCACCTCTTCACTACGG GTGTGGTCTACGACACGTTCATGCTGAAGCACCAGTGCATGTGTGGGAACACACATGTGCACCCGGAGCATGCTGGCCGGATCCAGAGCATCTGGTCACGGCTGCAGGAGACTGGCCTGCTCAGCAAGTGTGAG CGGATCCGGGGTCGCAAAGCCACACTGGACGAGATCCAGACTGTGCACTCCGAATACCACACCCTGCTCTATGGGACCAGCCCCCTCAATCGACAGAAGCTGGACAGCAAGAAGCTGCTCG GCCCCATCAGCCAGAAGATGTACGCCGTGCTGCCTTGTGGGGGCATTGGG GTGGACAGTGACACCGTGTGGAACGAGATGCACTCCTCCAGTGCTGTGCGCATGGCGGTGGGGTGCCTGGTGGAGCTGGCTTTCAAGGTGGCAGCTGGAGAGCTCAAG AATGGATTTGCCATCATCCGGCCCCCAGGACACCATGCGGAGGAATCCACAGCCAT ggGATTCTGCTTCTTCAACTCTGTAGCCATCACAACCAAACTCCTGCAGCAGAAGCTGAACGTGGGCAAGGTTCTCATCGTGGACTGG GACATTCACCATGGCAATGGCACCCAGCAAGCCTTCTACAACGACCCCTCCGTGCTTTATATCTCCCTGCATCGCTATGATAACGGGAACTTCTTTCCGGGCTCTGGGGCTCCTGAAGAG GTTGGCGGAGGACCAGGTGTGGGGTACAACGTGAACGTGGCATGGACGGGAGGAGTGGACCCCCCCATTGGAGACGTGGAATACCTAACGGCCTTCAG GACAGTGGTGATGCCCATTGCCCACGAGTTCTCACCTGATGTGGTCCTGGTCTCTGCCGGGTTTGATGCTGTTGAGGGACACCTGTCTCCGCTGGGTGGCTACTCTGTCACCGCCAGAT GTTTTGGCCACTTGACCAGGCAGCTGATGACGCTGGCAGGGGGCCGGGTGGTGCTGGCCCTGGAGGGAGGCCATGACTTGACCGCCATCTGTGATGCCTCTGAGGCCTGTGTCTCGGCTCTGCTCAGTGTGGAG CTGCAGCCCTTGGACGAGGCAGTCTTGCAACAAAAGCCCAACATCAACGCAGTGGCCACGCTAGAGAAAGTCATTGAGATCCAGA GCAAACACTGGAGCTGTGTGCAGAGGTTCGCTGCTGGTCTAGGCCGCTCCCTGCGGGAGGCCCAGGCGGGTGAGACAGAAGAGGCTGAGACTGTGAGCGCCATGGCCTTGCTGTCGGTGGGGGCCGAGCAGGCCCAGGTTGCTGCAGCCCGGGAGCATAGCCCCAG GCCGGCAGAGGAGCCCATGGAGCAGGAGCCTGCCCTGTGA